CCTGCTCGGCGCGTAGGCTTTCCTGCTCAGCACGTAGACTTTCCTGCTCGGCACGTAGGCTTTCCTGCTCGGCGCGTAGACTTTCCTGCTCAGCGCGTTGCTGTTGAGTTTCAGCGCGTCTACGCTCTTGGGCGGTGCGTTGCTGTTCTTGCCAGACTTGGATTTCTGATTGCTGTAAACGTTGACTTAGTTCCACAGGCGACAAAAATCTTTGACCATCGGGACGCAAGATAATTAAGCTCTGTCCGATCGCCCAATCAAATCTAATTCCTAACAATGGGCTGACCCAATTGAGCATTGATGGAATTTGGACTAGGCGATCGCCAACTCGCTGCCAGCCTTCTAAGATCAAATCATCGGGATCGTAAATGTAATATTCCTGAACCCCATAGGTTTGATAAAAGTCAAACTTATCTTCAAGGGAATCTTGCCCACGCCGATCTTTATTACTGGGTGACAGGATTTCAAAAACGACCTGTGGCGCAATATTATCCTCTAGCCATTGTTTATAAGAGCCTCTGCGACCTTTGGGACGACCGAGAGCCACCATTACATCAGGGGCAACTCGTTTTTGAGTACGGCGCACAGGATACCAAAGCAAATCTCCTGCCACAAATACATTGGGGTCATCGGCATACATGATCTCTAAATTTTCTTTGATGATCACAATCCAGCGATATTGTTCGGTATTGTCAGCCATAGGATTGCCGTCACTGTCAGGATAATCGATCTCTGGAGCGATCGTTTCTTCAGTTGTTAGAGGTTGCAGAGTCATGGATTTACCCTCACCGAAACCTGTGCATGATTTATCCATTAAAACATAATCTCCCAAGCTCAGAAAGGCAGCGCAAGGCACGCCAGCAATTCTCATTATGAAACCGATTTTGGTATTTCCAGCGCCGAAGGCGCTGGAAATACCAAAATCGGTTTTTAGAAATCCCGCCGTTGGCGGGCTTTCCAAAAACCGATTTTTATAATGAGAATTGCTGAAAGCACGCCTTCATTGATTTTGATTTTTCCTATGAACTGGTAAAAGCATAATTGCTAATATCATGCCGATTTGATTCACATAATATTCTTGAGAATCAATAAAAACTCGGTTATCCTTCAAGGTTAGAAATTTCCAGACTGTTCCCGTAGAGACAACACCATAGATCTCTTCATAGTCCTGACCTTCTTGTTGATTAAAGATTTGAGCAGCAACCATTTCAGCAATACATTGCCCTAGTCCATTTTTGATATTTTCATTTTTTGCTTCCACGATCGCCATAATTGGTGCTCGAATAAAATACTGTTCTTTCGAGAAACTAATCAAATAATCACAATAGCCAGCTAAACCTTTTTCCTTATCAACATTAAATTCTGTACCAGAAAAGAGGCTGATTTGATAATTAGCTAAACGCCTCAACTCAGCAAGGATTGGCGCAATCAAAAATTCAGAACGTGATTTTTCT
This genomic stretch from Pseudanabaena galeata CCNP1313 harbors:
- a CDS encoding Uma2 family endonuclease — encoded protein: MTLQPLTTEETIAPEIDYPDSDGNPMADNTEQYRWIVIIKENLEIMYADDPNVFVAGDLLWYPVRRTQKRVAPDVMVALGRPKGRRGSYKQWLEDNIAPQVVFEILSPSNKDRRGQDSLEDKFDFYQTYGVQEYYIYDPDDLILEGWQRVGDRLVQIPSMLNWVSPLLGIRFDWAIGQSLIILRPDGQRFLSPVELSQRLQQSEIQVWQEQQRTAQERRRAETQQQRAEQESLRAEQESLRAEQESLRAEQESLRAEQESLRAEQESLRANRLAERLRALGIDPDDV